From a region of the Rhodococcus sp. 4CII genome:
- a CDS encoding cytochrome P450, with the protein MSIESATDGELLKITDPGFSAMGEEIRAARERNWYARTNYGLAVLRHSEVGALLKDRRLRQGSWSWPAQNGITEGVLSEWWKNSLVGMEGDDHGRIRKLVNPAFSHSVIATMTESFRELAHDIIDQFVDSGRCEFMTDFAEPYSSRALSRLLDLPEADWRELTQLAADMGLAFGPEIVEQRAKIEAAILDLYDRADELIAQRRSRPTDDFVSALVTATDEAGDRLSDHELRELITSLIFGGMDTTRSQLGLMMQTFVEHPDQWALLADRPELAAQAVEEAIRFNPAIHWTTRLAIEDFSFQGVDIPEGTVLHLLSYAAGTDPLAVGDASFDITVKRAPHFGFGGGRHHCLGHFVARLDIREALQALSQRLTQPRFSALPSYRPPTGNTGPIELPVGFVSARPN; encoded by the coding sequence ATGAGTATCGAATCCGCCACCGACGGCGAACTGCTGAAGATCACCGACCCCGGCTTCTCCGCGATGGGCGAGGAGATCCGTGCGGCCCGGGAGCGAAACTGGTATGCCCGAACCAATTACGGTCTCGCCGTACTGCGCCACAGTGAGGTCGGTGCCCTACTCAAGGACCGCCGACTCCGGCAGGGCAGCTGGTCGTGGCCCGCGCAGAACGGCATCACCGAAGGTGTGCTCTCGGAGTGGTGGAAGAACTCCCTGGTCGGCATGGAAGGTGACGACCACGGCCGCATCCGCAAGCTGGTCAACCCTGCGTTCTCTCATTCCGTCATCGCCACGATGACCGAAAGTTTCCGCGAACTCGCCCACGACATCATCGACCAGTTCGTCGACTCCGGCAGATGCGAATTCATGACGGATTTTGCCGAGCCGTACTCTTCTCGCGCCCTGTCGCGGCTGCTCGACCTGCCTGAAGCGGACTGGCGCGAGCTCACACAACTCGCGGCCGACATGGGGCTCGCGTTCGGTCCAGAAATCGTCGAGCAGCGAGCCAAGATCGAAGCCGCAATCCTCGATCTCTACGACCGCGCCGACGAACTGATCGCTCAGCGTCGCAGTCGGCCTACCGACGACTTCGTCTCGGCGTTGGTCACTGCAACGGACGAGGCCGGGGATCGGCTGAGCGATCACGAGCTTCGGGAGCTGATCACCAGCCTGATCTTCGGCGGCATGGACACCACGCGAAGCCAACTCGGACTGATGATGCAGACCTTCGTCGAGCACCCCGACCAATGGGCTTTGCTCGCTGACCGGCCTGAACTCGCCGCCCAGGCGGTCGAGGAAGCCATTCGCTTCAACCCGGCCATCCACTGGACGACCCGGCTGGCCATCGAGGACTTCTCCTTTCAGGGTGTCGACATCCCGGAGGGCACGGTGCTCCACCTCCTGTCCTACGCCGCTGGCACCGACCCCCTCGCCGTCGGAGACGCGAGTTTCGACATCACAGTCAAACGCGCTCCTCACTTCGGCTTCGGGGGAGGACGGCATCATTGTCTCGGGCACTTCGTCGCACGCCTCGACATCCGCGAAGCGCTGCAAGCCCTTTCGCAGCGCCTCACGCAGCCGCGGTTCTCCGCCCTGCCCAGCTATCGGCCCCCGACCGGGAACACCGGACCGATCGAACTGCCCGTGGGTTTCGTTTCAGCACGCCCGAACTGA
- a CDS encoding APC family permease, protein MSNPSAPTAGGHLPEEAHLESGRLGRASLVSLSLASFFPAVGIALVPLLVFSTAGANAWQASLLSTIAVICVGRAVTAFARRYVATGSLYSYIGEVFGPWARYLTAAALLAGFIAAIGALAAVVGIFAGSFLLTHGVDNALSFGPQLAIFLIALTLAAAIAYRGLDTSVWIAVTLAVLSFPLVLVITIASAAKTGLDLADQFSLSEFSLSGTLQGMAVGAAFLVGFESCTALAAETRNPRRNVPLAVMSVPVLLGGLFPLVTLLQVPGLQAASAELEAGMSAPAALALHAGLGSGAATASDLVLAVATFAALIGFVNYGARFAMTLADDGVLPALLGRIHPRHHSPSVSIAVMSFAGLVLATALVFVAGDVVSAYYTVAPLVVYLWVLPYVLITIGAIVLTVRAREKRPFLIGASVFGAVATAWMYINGVINPPPSPADSMSWVVLIVLAVLLAVFAVTKRRQAPRTGVEVSPRPAVQVEEV, encoded by the coding sequence ATGTCCAATCCCTCCGCACCCACAGCCGGCGGCCACCTTCCCGAGGAGGCGCACCTCGAGTCGGGACGTTTGGGGCGGGCCTCACTCGTCTCGCTGTCTTTGGCGTCCTTCTTTCCCGCAGTCGGCATCGCTCTGGTGCCCCTGCTCGTGTTCAGTACCGCCGGCGCCAACGCGTGGCAGGCATCCCTGCTCTCCACGATCGCCGTCATCTGCGTCGGGCGAGCGGTCACCGCGTTCGCCCGGCGATACGTCGCCACCGGATCGCTGTACTCCTATATCGGGGAGGTATTCGGACCCTGGGCCCGATACCTGACCGCGGCCGCACTGCTTGCCGGATTCATCGCCGCGATCGGAGCACTCGCCGCCGTCGTCGGGATCTTCGCCGGCAGCTTCCTGCTCACGCACGGGGTCGACAACGCCCTGTCCTTCGGGCCGCAACTGGCGATCTTCCTCATCGCTCTCACCCTCGCCGCCGCGATCGCCTACCGCGGCCTCGACACCTCGGTCTGGATCGCAGTGACCCTCGCCGTCCTGTCCTTCCCCCTCGTCCTGGTCATCACCATCGCCAGTGCCGCCAAGACCGGACTCGATCTCGCCGATCAATTCAGCCTGAGCGAATTCAGTCTCAGCGGAACCCTCCAGGGCATGGCAGTTGGAGCTGCCTTCCTGGTCGGATTCGAATCCTGCACCGCACTCGCCGCGGAAACGCGCAATCCCCGCCGCAACGTTCCTCTCGCGGTCATGTCCGTCCCGGTGCTCCTCGGCGGTCTCTTCCCCCTGGTCACGCTCCTCCAGGTCCCCGGACTGCAGGCGGCGTCCGCCGAACTGGAAGCCGGCATGTCGGCGCCCGCAGCACTCGCGCTGCATGCCGGACTCGGTTCCGGCGCCGCCACCGCCAGCGACCTCGTGCTCGCCGTCGCCACCTTCGCCGCGCTGATCGGTTTCGTCAACTACGGTGCGCGTTTCGCCATGACCCTCGCCGACGACGGTGTCCTCCCCGCACTGCTGGGGAGGATCCATCCTCGTCACCACAGCCCTTCTGTCAGCATCGCGGTGATGTCCTTCGCCGGTCTCGTCCTGGCAACCGCGCTCGTCTTCGTCGCGGGCGATGTGGTGTCGGCGTACTACACCGTCGCTCCCCTCGTGGTGTACCTGTGGGTGCTCCCGTACGTCCTGATCACCATCGGGGCCATCGTGCTCACCGTGCGGGCGCGCGAGAAGCGGCCGTTTCTGATTGGTGCGTCCGTTTTCGGCGCGGTGGCGACCGCGTGGATGTACATCAACGGGGTGATCAACCCGCCGCCCTCACCGGCCGACTCCATGTCCTGGGTCGTGCTGATCGTCCTCGCGGTCCTGCTTGCTGTCTTTGCCGTCACCAAACGCAGACAAGCGCCGAGGACCGGGGTGGAAGTCTCTCCGAGACCGGCCGTCCAGGTCGAGGAGGTCTGA
- a CDS encoding acyl-CoA dehydrogenase family protein, translated as MNRHVPSWYDDEVKALSELAVGFFEREVVAHNDKWDAQHRIDREVWIEAGKLGLLCCSIPEEYGGGGGTFAHDLAVFEAQGYAGDLAFGIAVHSGIVPHYIYEYGTEEQKKAWLPGMASGQLLGAIGMTEPGAGSDLKAIKTTAIRDGDEYVVNGSKTFITNGASADVIVLVVKTDPKAGAKGVSLLIVDLRDCPGFVVGRVLDKVGQHGADTSELSFTDVRVPVSNLLGEEGQGFGQLMAQLVQERLIIGAQASGAMNRAVEDTVAYTKSRQAFGHSLFEFQNTAFELAECQTIARTCAVFLDHCIEAHLRGELDPAEAAMVKYWLTEQQCAVIDRCVQLHGGYGYMREYLIARMYEDARVQKIYAGANEVMKGIIAKSL; from the coding sequence ATGAACAGACACGTCCCGTCGTGGTACGACGACGAGGTGAAGGCCCTGTCCGAACTCGCGGTCGGGTTCTTCGAGCGCGAGGTGGTCGCGCACAACGACAAGTGGGACGCGCAGCACCGCATCGACCGCGAGGTGTGGATCGAGGCGGGCAAGCTCGGGTTGCTGTGCTGTTCGATCCCGGAGGAGTACGGCGGCGGGGGTGGCACGTTCGCGCACGACCTGGCCGTGTTCGAGGCCCAGGGCTATGCCGGTGACCTCGCGTTCGGGATCGCCGTGCATTCGGGCATCGTCCCGCACTACATCTACGAGTACGGCACCGAAGAGCAGAAGAAGGCGTGGCTGCCGGGGATGGCGAGTGGGCAGCTCCTGGGCGCCATCGGCATGACCGAGCCCGGCGCCGGCTCGGATCTCAAGGCGATCAAGACCACCGCGATCCGGGACGGCGACGAGTACGTGGTCAACGGGTCGAAGACGTTCATCACCAACGGTGCGTCGGCGGACGTGATCGTGCTGGTGGTGAAGACCGACCCGAAGGCCGGCGCGAAGGGGGTGTCGCTGCTGATCGTCGATCTGCGGGACTGTCCCGGATTCGTCGTGGGCCGGGTGCTGGACAAGGTCGGTCAGCACGGCGCGGACACGTCGGAGTTGTCGTTCACCGACGTGCGGGTGCCGGTGTCGAATCTGCTCGGCGAGGAGGGGCAGGGGTTCGGGCAATTGATGGCGCAGTTGGTGCAGGAGCGGTTGATCATCGGTGCGCAGGCGTCGGGTGCGATGAATCGTGCCGTCGAGGACACTGTTGCGTACACGAAGTCGCGGCAGGCGTTCGGGCACAGTCTGTTCGAGTTCCAGAACACGGCGTTCGAGCTCGCCGAGTGTCAGACCATCGCCCGCACGTGTGCGGTGTTCCTCGACCATTGCATCGAGGCGCATCTGCGTGGCGAGCTGGATCCGGCCGAGGCGGCGATGGTCAAGTACTGGCTCACCGAGCAGCAGTGCGCGGTCATCGACCGGTGTGTGCAGTTGCACGGCGGGTACGGGTACATGCGCGAATATCTGATCGCCCGGATGTACGAGGACGCCCGCGTCCAGAAGATCTACGCGGGCGCCAACGAGGTGATGAAGGGGATCATCGCGAAGTCGCTGTAG
- a CDS encoding NAD-dependent succinate-semialdehyde dehydrogenase → MTDFERLRATLPTGLWIDGVQTDPIDGGTFPVYDPATGTLLADVADAGGKDAMRALDSAAAVQEEWAATAPRQRSIILRSAWEKVIERTDDLALLMTMEMGKALPESRGEVNYGAEFLRWFSEEAVRIQGRYTTSPSGNGRIVVTKVPVGPTLAVTPWNFPLAMGTRKIGPALAAGCTIIVKPAEDTPLTMLLLAEIFAEAGLPAGVLSVLPASNAAAVTEPLLADPRLRKVTFTGSTRVGKILIEQSAQQVLRTSMELGGNAPFVVFDDADIDAAVEGAMAAKMRNGGEACTAANRLIVANSVREEFTTKLTERIAALRVGPGSEDGTNVGPLVNEKQRRNVASLVDDAVAAGARVRTGGKSVDGPGYFFQPTVLDEVPANARIVREEIFGPVAAITGFDTEAEGVAAANDTEYGLAAYIYTQNVERAFRVADKLESGMVGVNRGVISDVAAPFGGVKQSGLGSEGGTEGIEEYLETKYVGFA, encoded by the coding sequence ATGACTGATTTCGAACGGCTCCGCGCCACCCTGCCCACCGGTCTGTGGATCGACGGCGTCCAGACCGACCCGATCGACGGCGGTACCTTCCCGGTCTACGATCCCGCCACGGGAACCCTTCTCGCCGACGTCGCGGACGCCGGCGGCAAGGACGCGATGCGCGCACTCGACTCCGCCGCCGCCGTCCAGGAGGAATGGGCGGCCACGGCGCCACGGCAGCGGTCGATCATTCTGCGGTCCGCCTGGGAGAAGGTCATCGAGCGCACCGACGACCTCGCGCTGCTGATGACGATGGAGATGGGCAAGGCACTGCCGGAGAGCCGCGGCGAGGTGAACTACGGCGCCGAGTTCCTGCGCTGGTTCAGCGAGGAAGCCGTCCGCATCCAGGGCCGCTACACCACGTCACCGTCGGGCAACGGCCGGATCGTGGTGACCAAGGTCCCCGTCGGACCCACCCTGGCGGTCACACCGTGGAACTTCCCGCTCGCGATGGGCACCCGCAAGATCGGACCCGCGCTCGCCGCCGGCTGCACGATCATCGTCAAGCCCGCCGAGGACACCCCGCTCACGATGCTGCTGCTCGCCGAGATCTTCGCCGAGGCCGGCCTGCCCGCCGGTGTGCTGTCGGTGCTGCCCGCGTCGAACGCCGCCGCCGTCACCGAACCGCTGCTCGCCGATCCACGACTGCGGAAGGTGACGTTCACCGGATCCACCCGGGTCGGCAAGATCCTCATCGAGCAGTCCGCCCAGCAGGTCCTGCGCACGTCGATGGAACTCGGTGGCAACGCACCGTTCGTCGTCTTCGACGACGCCGACATCGACGCCGCGGTCGAGGGTGCGATGGCCGCCAAGATGCGTAACGGCGGCGAGGCCTGCACCGCCGCCAACCGCCTGATCGTCGCCAACTCGGTGCGCGAGGAGTTCACCACCAAGCTCACCGAGCGGATCGCCGCGCTCCGGGTCGGCCCCGGCAGCGAGGACGGCACCAACGTCGGTCCCCTCGTCAACGAGAAGCAGCGCCGCAACGTGGCGTCCCTCGTCGACGACGCCGTCGCCGCGGGCGCCCGGGTCCGAACCGGCGGCAAGTCCGTCGACGGTCCCGGCTACTTCTTCCAGCCCACCGTCCTCGACGAGGTGCCCGCGAACGCGCGCATCGTCCGTGAGGAGATCTTCGGACCCGTCGCCGCGATCACCGGTTTCGACACCGAGGCCGAGGGTGTCGCCGCCGCCAACGACACCGAATACGGTCTCGCCGCGTACATCTACACGCAGAACGTCGAACGCGCATTCCGCGTCGCCGACAAGCTCGAGAGCGGCATGGTCGGCGTCAACCGCGGAGTGATCTCCGACGTCGCCGCCCCGTTCGGCGGAGTCAAGCAGTCCGGCCTCGGCAGCGAAGGCGGCACCGAGGGCATCGAGGAGTACCTCGAGACCAAGTACGTCGGCTTCGCGTAA
- a CDS encoding MFS transporter: MTLSDRPPARSVNPALTLAVVVASVFAYKGLESVLSPALPLIQESLGATEAQIAWVITGVLLTGAVATPLIGRLSDIRDKKSILLAVLAIVAAGTAVSGLSNSILMLTVGQLLQGVGLAVVPLAFGIIRDTQTEARIKSGNGSVIAFIYAGTAFALVGSGLLVSVLPWRWLFSVPFAIIAIIFVAAWRLVPSCPPANHGRVDYAGATFLGSGMAVILIGITKAPEWGWLSVEFGAALLVCIVLLATFVVLELRSSEPLIDVRLLATRPLAVSCLGYLLTGFATNALFLAVPMLVQQSTDTGFGLGASEFTTSLLLLPLGLAGAVVAPLTGWLDLRVGGRNTMLTGVLLAGVSFILLLTANGHFLMVMGATILIGASGGITLTQAMNTVALTSPASRIGAFSGLAFVVKAVGGTLGVQLSGSILTTGTSTAAPTWSSFTIVFVMGIIVTVLVALSCLLLPRRATTSTAASEPTVDTRVSKD; this comes from the coding sequence GTGACGTTATCCGACAGACCACCTGCGCGCAGCGTCAATCCAGCGCTGACGCTTGCGGTCGTTGTTGCCTCAGTATTTGCCTACAAGGGTCTCGAATCGGTCCTCTCCCCTGCCCTGCCGCTGATTCAGGAGTCCCTCGGCGCAACAGAAGCACAGATCGCGTGGGTGATCACCGGTGTGTTGCTGACAGGTGCTGTTGCCACCCCGCTGATCGGTCGCCTCTCCGACATCCGTGACAAGAAATCGATCCTCCTCGCAGTGCTAGCAATCGTCGCAGCGGGAACCGCGGTCTCGGGTCTCTCGAACTCGATTCTGATGCTCACAGTCGGACAGCTACTGCAGGGAGTCGGTCTTGCTGTGGTCCCCCTCGCCTTCGGGATCATTCGCGATACTCAGACCGAAGCCCGGATCAAGTCCGGCAACGGTTCGGTCATCGCCTTCATCTACGCCGGGACGGCGTTTGCGCTGGTCGGCTCCGGGCTGCTTGTGAGCGTCCTTCCCTGGCGTTGGCTGTTCTCGGTCCCCTTCGCGATCATCGCCATCATCTTCGTCGCCGCATGGCGCCTGGTCCCATCGTGTCCGCCGGCCAACCACGGTCGCGTCGACTATGCGGGCGCAACTTTCCTCGGCAGCGGCATGGCCGTCATCCTCATCGGCATCACCAAGGCACCCGAGTGGGGTTGGCTGTCGGTCGAATTCGGTGCCGCACTGCTCGTCTGCATTGTGCTACTGGCAACGTTCGTCGTCCTCGAGCTTCGCTCATCCGAGCCGCTCATCGACGTGCGCCTACTCGCGACGCGACCGCTCGCAGTGAGCTGTCTCGGATACCTACTGACCGGATTCGCCACCAACGCACTGTTCCTGGCGGTCCCCATGTTGGTTCAACAGTCAACCGACACGGGGTTCGGCCTCGGAGCCTCCGAGTTCACGACAAGCCTTCTCCTGCTCCCTCTGGGGCTGGCGGGAGCGGTGGTAGCACCGTTGACAGGCTGGCTCGATCTTCGTGTCGGTGGACGAAACACCATGCTCACCGGTGTCCTGCTGGCGGGAGTGTCGTTCATCCTCCTGCTCACCGCGAACGGACACTTCCTCATGGTCATGGGGGCGACCATCCTCATCGGCGCTTCAGGTGGAATCACCCTGACGCAAGCAATGAACACCGTGGCGCTGACGTCTCCCGCCAGCCGGATCGGGGCGTTCAGCGGTCTCGCATTCGTGGTCAAGGCAGTCGGTGGCACACTCGGCGTCCAACTCTCCGGAAGCATCCTCACCACCGGCACCAGTACGGCGGCACCGACCTGGAGTTCCTTCACGATTGTGTTCGTGATGGGCATCATCGTCACCGTCCTGGTTGCACTGAGCTGCTTACTGCTGCCCCGTAGAGCAACGACGTCGACGGCAGCATCGGAACCGACGGTCGACACCCGGGTTTCGAAGGACTAG
- a CDS encoding protein kinase domain-containing protein has product MATDNDPFATQRVSNAELASELASEGFSDVLEIGRGGFGVVYRCMQTVLERTVAVKVLTADFDNENRERFLREQRAMGRLTGHPNIVNVLQVGATDSGRPFLVMPYYARGCLDTQIRRRGPLPLDEVLRLGVKIAGALETAHRLGIIHRDVKPSNILLSDYDEPALTDFGIARMHGGFETATGTITGSPAFTAPEVLDGKSSSPASDVYGLGATLFCALTGHAAFERRSGEQLVAQFVRITTQPVPDLREHDIADDMSTVVERAMAASAPDRPSAAALGEDLQRTQLHHGLSVDDMALQAGPGRKRRSDPVSKSVVARSGGSSSSAGPYPRPGTSTGNLPVELTSFVGRRHELSEVKRWLGISHLVTLTGFGGVGKTRLALRAADSVRRGFTDGVWLVEFAELSDGSLLVDLVAAALGLRHHQVGDLSESLLDFLARRELLLVFDNCEQVVDAAAELSATLLRSCPRLRILATSREPLGIEGETVLSVPPLAVPAPDRRPSLRGTPSYDAVTLFSERAAAAVPTFALTEDNGGTVAQICHRLDGLPLPIELAAARLRALSPEQILQRLADRFTLLTRGSRNAPTRQQTMRLCVDWSFELCTSAEQLVWARLSVFAGSVELDAAEQICGSDMDAQEVLDSLTSLVDKSILIREEAGTVVRFRLLDILRDYGREKAHVDEGYTELRCRHRDWYRQLALAAEAEWISSRQLDWIARLDREQTNFRESMEFCLSDDASVGLTIAAALEPFWRARGLFSEGRRWLDRLLAQPWQTPTVDRVKALHAHSVLAELQGDLTAAAGSVTEGRRVAQQLTDSTADAFVALGEGTLALYRGDFAHARSLLETALEGFGAHDPSRIEVLHMLGRACDQAGDGHRAIEYYSQALAITEACSEVVHRAPTLRALGIAAWRQSDRPRTVRLLEQALQLSRQVGDRRTTATCLEVLAWVAAEDNDARRAAVLMGAAEDLVRSVGTFTLWFQNLLNYHDECERRTIQALGERTYASSRGEGQGLGLDAAIAYALGEKAPTPQPAAGETAKLTKRERQIAEAVAEGLTNRAIATRLVISPRTVQGHVEHILSKLGFNTRAQIAAWVVEQTSA; this is encoded by the coding sequence ATGGCTACCGACAACGATCCCTTCGCAACACAGCGCGTCTCGAACGCTGAGCTGGCGTCGGAACTGGCCTCGGAAGGTTTCTCCGATGTCCTGGAAATCGGACGCGGGGGTTTCGGTGTCGTGTATCGCTGCATGCAGACCGTTCTGGAACGCACGGTGGCGGTGAAGGTTCTCACCGCTGACTTCGACAACGAAAATCGGGAGCGATTCCTGCGGGAACAGCGGGCGATGGGCCGGCTGACCGGACACCCGAACATCGTGAACGTTCTGCAGGTCGGTGCCACAGACAGTGGCCGGCCCTTCCTGGTTATGCCCTACTACGCCCGCGGCTGCCTCGATACGCAGATTCGCCGCCGCGGACCTCTACCACTCGACGAGGTCCTTCGACTCGGGGTGAAAATTGCGGGAGCACTCGAGACCGCGCACCGGCTGGGAATTATCCACCGCGACGTTAAACCCTCGAACATCTTGCTCTCCGACTACGACGAACCGGCGTTGACCGATTTCGGTATCGCTCGCATGCACGGGGGATTCGAGACGGCCACCGGTACCATCACCGGATCGCCAGCGTTCACCGCGCCCGAGGTTCTCGACGGGAAATCGTCGAGCCCGGCCTCTGACGTCTATGGGCTCGGCGCCACCCTGTTCTGTGCGTTGACAGGTCATGCTGCCTTCGAACGCCGCAGCGGTGAGCAACTGGTAGCGCAGTTCGTACGCATCACCACCCAACCCGTTCCGGACCTGCGTGAACACGACATCGCTGATGACATGAGCACGGTGGTCGAACGCGCGATGGCCGCAAGCGCCCCGGACCGTCCCTCCGCGGCCGCGCTCGGTGAAGACCTACAACGTACGCAGCTTCACCACGGGCTATCGGTCGACGACATGGCGCTACAAGCCGGGCCGGGAAGGAAGCGCCGCTCCGACCCGGTGTCGAAGTCCGTGGTTGCACGCTCCGGCGGAAGCTCGTCCTCCGCGGGCCCGTATCCGCGACCGGGCACGTCGACGGGAAACTTGCCGGTGGAGCTGACCAGTTTCGTCGGTCGCCGACACGAGCTGTCGGAAGTGAAACGGTGGCTGGGTATTTCGCACTTGGTGACGTTGACCGGGTTCGGAGGCGTGGGCAAGACTCGCCTTGCCTTGAGGGCGGCTGACAGTGTGCGACGCGGATTCACCGACGGGGTATGGCTGGTGGAGTTCGCCGAGCTATCCGACGGGTCGTTGTTGGTGGACCTCGTCGCTGCAGCCCTGGGCTTGCGGCACCATCAGGTGGGTGACCTGAGCGAGAGTTTGTTGGACTTTCTGGCCCGGCGTGAGCTCCTCTTGGTGTTCGACAACTGCGAGCAGGTAGTAGACGCGGCGGCAGAGCTCTCTGCGACCCTCCTTCGGAGTTGTCCACGGTTGCGCATCCTTGCCACCAGTCGCGAGCCTCTCGGCATCGAGGGGGAAACAGTGCTGAGTGTTCCTCCACTTGCCGTTCCCGCGCCCGACCGTCGGCCCTCGCTTCGAGGAACACCGAGCTACGACGCGGTCACGTTGTTCTCCGAACGCGCCGCCGCCGCTGTGCCCACGTTCGCACTGACCGAGGACAACGGGGGCACGGTGGCACAGATCTGTCATCGACTGGACGGATTGCCGTTGCCGATTGAACTCGCCGCCGCCCGGCTGCGGGCGTTGTCACCCGAGCAGATCCTGCAGCGGCTGGCCGACCGTTTCACGCTGCTGACCCGCGGCAGCCGGAACGCTCCGACGCGGCAACAGACAATGCGACTGTGCGTCGACTGGAGTTTCGAATTGTGCACTTCTGCAGAGCAATTGGTTTGGGCGCGGCTGTCGGTATTCGCTGGCAGCGTCGAACTAGACGCGGCCGAGCAGATTTGCGGCAGTGACATGGACGCGCAGGAGGTGCTCGATTCGTTGACCTCGCTGGTCGACAAGTCGATCCTGATTCGGGAAGAGGCCGGCACCGTCGTGCGGTTCCGACTCCTCGACATCCTGCGCGATTATGGCAGGGAGAAGGCACACGTTGACGAGGGGTACACCGAGCTGCGCTGCCGCCACCGGGACTGGTACCGGCAGTTGGCGCTCGCGGCCGAGGCGGAGTGGATCAGCTCTCGCCAGCTCGACTGGATTGCCCGCCTGGACCGAGAACAGACCAACTTCCGCGAGTCGATGGAATTCTGCCTCAGCGACGACGCAAGCGTCGGACTGACCATTGCCGCCGCCCTCGAGCCGTTCTGGCGGGCCCGCGGATTGTTCAGCGAGGGTCGGCGCTGGCTCGACCGACTCCTTGCCCAGCCGTGGCAAACCCCGACAGTTGATCGGGTCAAGGCCTTGCACGCACACAGTGTCCTGGCCGAACTGCAGGGCGACCTGACAGCGGCAGCTGGCTCGGTAACCGAGGGACGTAGGGTGGCCCAGCAGTTGACCGACTCGACGGCAGATGCATTTGTCGCGCTCGGGGAGGGGACGCTCGCCCTGTACCGCGGCGATTTCGCCCACGCCCGGTCACTGCTGGAGACCGCGCTCGAGGGGTTCGGTGCCCACGACCCTTCGCGCATTGAGGTGCTTCACATGCTCGGGCGGGCGTGTGACCAAGCTGGTGACGGGCACCGAGCGATCGAGTACTACTCCCAGGCGCTCGCGATCACCGAGGCCTGCAGTGAGGTCGTACACCGGGCGCCCACGCTCCGGGCATTGGGTATCGCCGCATGGCGACAGTCGGACCGCCCCCGCACGGTTCGCCTGCTCGAGCAGGCACTGCAGTTGTCTCGTCAGGTGGGCGATCGCCGTACCACCGCGACATGTCTCGAAGTGCTGGCCTGGGTGGCAGCCGAAGACAACGATGCGCGGCGTGCAGCTGTTCTGATGGGTGCCGCCGAAGACCTGGTGCGGTCAGTGGGGACTTTCACGCTGTGGTTCCAGAACCTTCTCAACTACCACGACGAATGCGAGCGGAGGACGATTCAGGCGCTCGGCGAGCGAACATACGCCTCGTCTCGCGGCGAAGGCCAAGGCCTGGGATTGGATGCTGCCATCGCCTATGCCCTCGGGGAGAAAGCGCCCACGCCGCAGCCCGCGGCGGGGGAGACCGCGAAGTTGACCAAGCGTGAACGTCAAATAGCGGAGGCCGTGGCGGAGGGACTGACCAATAGAGCCATTGCCACCCGCCTGGTGATTTCCCCCCGCACCGTCCAGGGACACGTCGAGCACATTCTGTCCAAGCTCGGTTTCAACACCCGCGCGCAGATTGCAGCCTGGGTTGTCGAGCAGACTTCTGCATAG